A region from the Mercenaria mercenaria strain notata chromosome 7, MADL_Memer_1, whole genome shotgun sequence genome encodes:
- the LOC128558556 gene encoding 5-hydroxytryptamine receptor 1A-beta-like encodes MQDSNTKGDDIIYQTQHDIFMRLLPVIVCGAILGAVGIIGNIFAMIFYTTKSKGTTTVNLIISLSVVDFIVCLLVIPNLVEVILNVGNTQRFLCKATHFLSLWTVASSCILLWVISIDRHRRICKPFAKQIKIHAVKYIVASIVIFSFALAIRNLIIYDTVAIEISTSSINNKTTIGYYCTITDDPELKIIVSSFYALDFLLILIAWVTIIVTYSNAIFILMKQRRKMKRQLPKLQHNIKREQSITETSYGTCDADGGSDWNISEDLDVSRGVDEESSYRDDNDKAHTSQDGNHRPAMLTVNPRAHSVCNLSKRNENDIKSYVKLVAVKSVIERNLTIMMFAASIVFILSFTPFFVIRVIMRIYLGTGVDYELKTVIQFALKLPVLNSVFNPVIYCVFNSKFRKFLKCGF; translated from the coding sequence GCGGAGCAATTCTGGGCGCAGTGGGGATAATCGGCAACATTTTTGCGATGATCTTTTACACAACGAAGTCAAAAGGAACCACGACTGTCAACTTGATAATAAGCCTGTCAGTAGTAGACTTTATTGTGTGTTTACTGGTTATCCCAAATCTTGTTGAGGTAATACTAAACGTGGGAAACACTCAAAGGTTTCTCTGCAAGGCGACACATTTTCTCAGTTTGTGGACCGTTGCAAGTTCATGTATTTTGTTATGGGTCATTTCAATAGACAGGCACAGAAGAATCTGCAAACCTTTTGCTAAACAGATAAAAATCCATGCAGTCAAATACATAGTTGCTAGtattgtcatattttcatttgcaCTGGCAATTAGAAATTTGATCATTTATGACACAGTTGCTATAGAAATTTCAACATCAAGTATAAATAACAAGACTACAATTGGATATTACTGTACGATTACGGATGATCCAGAGTTAAAGATTATTGTTTCTTCTTTCTATGCACTGGATTTTCTCCTCATCTTAATAGCTTGGGTTACCATCATTGTGACATATTCGAatgcaatttttattttgatgaagcAGAGACGTAAAATGAAGCGGCAACTGCCAAAACTGCAACACAACATCAAACGCGAACAGAGCATAACGGAAACAAGCTACGGTACATGTGATGCCGATGGAGGTAGTGACTGGAATATATCGGAAGACCTTGATGTATCAAGAGGGGTGGATGAGGAAAGTTCATACAGAGATGATAATGATAAAGCACATACGTCTCAGGATGGAAATCATCGGCCTGCTATGCTTACTGTCAACCCGAGGGCACATTCTGTCTGCAATTTATCAAAGCgaaatgaaaatgacataaaGTCTTATGTCAAACTCGTCGCAGTCAAAAGTGTCATAGAACGAAACCTTACCATTATGATGTTTGCGGCAtcaattgttttcattctgagtTTTACCCCTTTCTTTGTGATAAGAGTAATCATGAGGATTTATCTTGGTACTGGGGTAGATTACGAACTGAAAACAGTAATCCAGTTTGCATTAAAATTGCCAGTTCTGAACAGTGTCTTCAATCCAGTCATTTACTGTGTTTTCAATTCCAAGTTTAGGAAGTTTTTAAAATGTGGGTTTTga
- the LOC123555476 gene encoding D(2)-like dopamine receptor: MFCSPYFLFISYKLGTIKMEDYENDLLRQMQNEIFTRLFPVIVYIAVLAFVGLIGNVLAMVFYTLESKRTTTVNLIIVLSIVDFNVCVFLIPKLVEMIVNIGHSQKFLCKVTQFVSLWTIATSCFLLWIIAIERHRKICKPFAKQITIPAVKYIVGGIVIFSLVLAVRTLIIYDIVVLEIPVSQINRTIIGYFCTVTDDPNLKFIASIFYALDFLLILMIWITIIVTYSNAVFTILKRRIKRKRVSQKIQQNIKCEDTTIKNGNSFWHIPHNKNISGEEYTETSYGNDDALTNSSLDGTHQPPLDGTHQSPLDGTHQPPLDGTHQPPSVPAVNEREVSFATPSRRNGKYIRKASLKNVAVKCVTERNLTIMMFVASMVFILSFAPFFVVRVIMRNYVGSGIDYELKAGVQFALKLPFLNSVFNPVIYCIFNPKFRKFLKRVFCWSWQ; this comes from the exons ATGTTCTGTTCCCCGTATTTTTTGTTCATATCTTATAAGCTTGGTACAATCAag ATGGAAGACTACGAAAATGATCTACTTCGACAAATGCAGAACGAAATTTTCACGAGATTGTTTCCTGTAATTGTCTATATAGCGGTTTTAGCCTTTGTGGGTCTCATCGGCAACGTTTTGGCAATGGTCTTTTACACGCTAGAGTCGAAACGAACCACGACTGTCAACTTGATTATAGTTCTTTCAATAGTTGACTTTAATGTATGTGTGTTTTTAATTCCGAAACTTGTTGAGATGATCGTAAATATTGGACATAGCCAAAAGTTTCTTTGCAAGGTAACACAGTTTGTCAGTTTGTGGACAATTGCAACATCTTGTTTCTTATTATGGATAATTGCGATAGAAAGACACAGAAAAATCTGTAAACCTTTTGCTAAACAGATTACAATTCCTGCTGTAAAATATATAGTAGGTGGTATTGTCATCTTTTCCCTAGTTCTGGCAGTTAGAACTTTGATAATTTATGACATTGTCGTCTTGGAAATTCCTGTTTCACAGATCAACAGGACAATAATTGGATATTTCTGTACAGTCACGGATGATCCAAATTTAAAGTTCATTGCTTCTATTTTCTATGCATTGGATTTTCTCCTGATCTTGATGATTTGGATTACTATCATTGTGACCTATTCGAATGCAGTCTTTACCATACTAAAGCGCAGAATCAAAAGGAAACGGGTATCACAAAAGATCCAACAGAACATTAAATGTGAGGACACCACAATTAAGAATGGAAATAGTTTCTGGCATATCCCACATAACAAGAATATATCTGGAGAAGAGTATACGGAAACTTCATATGGAAATGATGACGCTTTAACAAATTCTTCTCTAGACGGAACACACCAGCCACCTCTAGACGGAACACACCAGTCACCTTTAGACGGAACACACCAGCCACCTCTAGACGGAACACACCAGCCACCGAGTGTACCCGCAGTTAATGAACGAGAAGTTTCTTTTGCTACACCATCCAGACGAAATGGAAAATACATAAGAAAGGCTAGTTTAAAAAATGTGGCGGTCAAATGTGTCACAGAACGGAACCTTACCATAATGATGTTTGTGGCTTCAATGGTTTTTATTCTGAGTTTCGCACCCTTCTTTGTGGTTAGAGTAATCATGAGAAACTATGTTGGTAGTGGAATAGATTACGAGCTGAAAGCAGGTGTCCAGTTTGCGTTAAAACTACCATTTTTGAACAGTGTTTTCAATCCAGTCATTTACTGTATTTTCAACCCGAAATTTAGAAAGTTCTTGAAACGTGTATTCTGCTGGAGTTGGCAATGA
- the LOC123555921 gene encoding octopamine receptor-like: MKRKPRKLQQSVKSELSVRETSSDTRAADDGSKWHISEDCDVSREENTESSRRYDYDNTCSSLDVKHKPPSMLAVKASTSSASNQSRRNTKDVREACIRFVAVKSVIERNLTIMMFAASIVFILSFLPFFVIRVIMRIYAGNGIDYELKTGIQFALKLPILNSVFNPIIYGVFNSKFRKFLKRGFCRF, encoded by the coding sequence ATGAAGCGGAAACCGCGAAAGTTGCAACAAAGCGTAAAAAGTGAACTTAGCGTAAGAGAAACCAGCTCCGATACACGTGCTGCTGATGACGGTAGTAAGTGGCATATTTCAGAAGACTGTGATGTATCCAGGGAGGAAAATACGGAAAGTTCACGTAGATATGATTATGATAACACTTGTTCATCTCTGGATGTAAAACACAAGCCACCGTCTATGTTAGCCGTAAAAGCAAGTACGTCTTCTGCAAGCAACCAATCAAGACGTAATACAAAGGACGTAAGAGAAGCTTGTATCAGATTCGTCGCGGTCAAAAGTGTCATAGAAAGGAACCTTACCATTATGATGTTTGCGGCATCAATTGTTTTCATCCTGAGTTTTTTACCTTTCTTTGTGATAAGAGTTATCATGAGGATTTATGCTGGTAATGGTATAGATTATGAACTGAAAACCGGAATCCAGTTTGCGTTAAAATTACCAATACTGAACAGTGTCTTCAATCCGATCATTTACGGTGTTTTCAATTCCAAATTCAGAAAATTCCTTAAACGTGGATTCTGCAGGTTTTGA